Proteins found in one Oceaniferula flava genomic segment:
- a CDS encoding DUF368 domain-containing protein — protein MEYFYTFLKGFAMGAANVVPGVSGGTIAFITGIYQRLLDSLKAFDVRALRMLMKMDIGGFAKHVDLGFLISLGLGVLASIVTLAKILKDAYASSPVLVDAFFFGLILASIFSVGKMVKKWRPFEIVALLLGCGIAVWLAFLEPAAENKNLGYLMVCGAAGMCSMIIPGISGSFILLLMGNYKLIILNAVNDLRALKFAESLPILIPVGIGAVLGLVVLSRVLSWLFKKYHDTAVALITGFVAGSLVIIWPWKSIAESVVIDGKVKVIAWHRELPDLMLANTWVAVAWLVGGIALIAVTEKLASKG, from the coding sequence TGCTATGGGGGCCGCGAATGTGGTCCCAGGCGTCTCGGGCGGCACCATTGCGTTCATTACCGGGATTTACCAGCGCCTGTTGGACTCGCTCAAGGCCTTCGATGTTCGGGCGCTGAGGATGTTGATGAAGATGGACATCGGCGGCTTTGCCAAACATGTCGACCTCGGTTTCCTGATTTCGCTCGGCCTCGGCGTGCTTGCGAGCATCGTTACCCTCGCGAAAATCCTCAAGGATGCCTATGCCAGTAGTCCGGTGCTGGTAGATGCCTTTTTCTTCGGTCTGATCCTCGCATCGATCTTCTCCGTGGGGAAGATGGTGAAAAAGTGGCGACCGTTCGAGATTGTCGCTCTGCTGCTAGGTTGTGGCATCGCAGTTTGGCTCGCCTTTCTGGAGCCGGCGGCAGAAAATAAAAACCTCGGTTATCTCATGGTCTGCGGAGCGGCTGGCATGTGCAGCATGATCATTCCCGGTATTTCCGGCTCGTTTATTCTCCTGTTGATGGGGAATTACAAACTGATCATTCTCAATGCGGTCAACGATTTGCGCGCCCTGAAGTTTGCCGAGTCCCTGCCTATTCTCATTCCAGTCGGAATCGGTGCCGTGCTGGGGCTGGTGGTTCTCTCCCGGGTGCTCAGCTGGCTGTTTAAAAAATACCACGATACCGCCGTCGCTCTGATTACGGGTTTCGTGGCAGGCTCTCTGGTGATTATTTGGCCGTGGAAATCGATTGCCGAATCCGTCGTCATCGATGGCAAGGTCAAGGTAATCGCGTGGCACCGGGAGCTACCTGACCTCATGCTGGCGAACACCTGGGTGGCCGTGGCTTGGTTGGTAGGGGGCATTGCTCTCATTGCCGTCACCGAAAAGCTGGCGAGCAAAGGTTAG